DNA from Gemmatimonadales bacterium:
GCGAGTACGCGCGGCTCAAGGCCAGATATGACCCACAGGGCCGGTTCCCGGGCCTGTACGAAAAGACGTGCCTGGAGGGCTCATGAAAATCGCGGAGGCGTTCGATCAATTGGCCGGTCCGGACACGGATGTGGAGTTCGTGGCCTACGACGGCAGCAAGGGGGGGCGGCTCGGCTCCGATGTCCGTTTGGAGGTGAAGTCGCCCAAGGCCATCGCGGCCCTGCTCGGGGCGCCGGGACAATTGGGCCTGGCGCGGGCGTACGTCACCGGCGACCTGGAGGTGACCGGCGACCTGTACACGGCCTTCGACCGGCTGGCGAGGGCCGCAGTCCGGGAGATCCCCTGGCAGGAGAAGGCGCGTCTGGCCCGGCATTTCGCGCCCTTCTTGTTGCAGAAGCCGCCACCGCCGCCGGAGGAGGCGCGGATCAACGGCGGCCGTCACAGCCGACGCCGCGACGCGCAGGTCATCTCCCACCACTACGACGTTTCGAACCGGTTCTACCAGTGGGTGCTCGGCCCGACCATGGCCTACACCTGCGCGGTGTTCCCGAGCGAGGACGCCACCTTGGAGCAGGCGCAGGTGGAGAAGTTCGATCTGGTCTGCCGGAAACTGCAACTCGAAGCGGGTATGCGAGTCCTGGACGTGGGATGTGGGTGGGGTGGCTTCGCCCTGCATGCAGCGGCCAATTACGGCGTCGAGGTGATCGCCGTCACCTTGTCCGAACAGCAGGCCCGCTGGGGGCAGCGTGCCGTGTCCGAGGCGGGGCTGGACCGGCGCGTGGACATCCGGCACAGCGACTACCGCGCGGTGCAGGAGTCCGGCTTCGACCGGATCGCGTCGATCGGCCTGACCGAGCACATCGGCAAAGCCAACTACCCGGCGTACTTCGGCTTCCTGCGCTCACGACTGGTCGACGGCGGCAGGTTGCTCAACCACTGCATCACCCGCACCGACCCCTCGCAGCGCACGCTGACCCGCAACGGCTTCATCAACCGCTACGTGTTCCCCGACGGCGAGTTGGTGCATGTGGGGGTGCTCATCGACGCGATGGAGCGTCAGCACCTCGAAGTCCAGCACGAGGAGAACCTGCGACTGCACTATGCCCGCACGTTGGGGTTCTGGCTGGACAACCTGCAGGAGCACTGG
Protein-coding regions in this window:
- a CDS encoding cyclopropane-fatty-acyl-phospholipid synthase family protein, producing the protein MKIAEAFDQLAGPDTDVEFVAYDGSKGGRLGSDVRLEVKSPKAIAALLGAPGQLGLARAYVTGDLEVTGDLYTAFDRLARAAVREIPWQEKARLARHFAPFLLQKPPPPPEEARINGGRHSRRRDAQVISHHYDVSNRFYQWVLGPTMAYTCAVFPSEDATLEQAQVEKFDLVCRKLQLEAGMRVLDVGCGWGGFALHAAANYGVEVIAVTLSEQQARWGQRAVSEAGLDRRVDIRHSDYRAVQESGFDRIASIGLTEHIGKANYPAYFGFLRSRLVDGGRLLNHCITRTDPSQRTLTRNGFINRYVFPDGELVHVGVLIDAMERQHLEVQHEENLRLHYARTLGFWLDNLQEHWDEAVQEVGLRKARVWRLYLAASKWGFARNRIQLHQVLATRTGQDGDDGMPL